A genome region from Bombilactobacillus bombi includes the following:
- a CDS encoding glycosyltransferase family 2 protein — MTPGKLAIVVPCYNEQEVLPQSLPVLQKVLQQLIDKQLVKDDSKIVFVDDGSTDTTWSLIEQASHLNQDVAGVKLSRNFGHQGALLAGLSVVADADLTITIDSDLQDDPTAMIAMVEKYHEGNEVVYGVRNNRDSDSSFKRTTAELFYKIMGFLGVNLVPDSADFRLLSQRATRVLLSYPEKNLFLRGLVPLVGFKSDKVYYRRHERAAGTSKYPLYKMLHFAIDGITSFSVAPIKLIMSLGLLIVGISLLLLIYTIIQKMRGDVVSGWSSLMVSIWALGGIQLICISVIGEYVGKIFNEVKGRPRFTIEKNLYNKTKNEQGENDD, encoded by the coding sequence ATGACTCCCGGCAAATTAGCGATTGTCGTTCCTTGTTACAATGAACAAGAAGTGTTGCCGCAATCATTACCGGTGTTACAAAAAGTTTTACAGCAGTTAATTGACAAACAACTGGTTAAAGATGATAGTAAGATTGTTTTTGTCGACGATGGTAGTACAGATACTACTTGGTCTTTAATAGAACAAGCTAGTCATCTAAATCAAGATGTTGCTGGTGTTAAATTAAGTCGAAACTTTGGCCATCAGGGAGCTTTATTAGCAGGTTTGAGCGTGGTTGCAGATGCTGATTTAACTATTACGATTGATTCGGATTTGCAAGATGATCCAACAGCTATGATTGCTATGGTAGAAAAATATCACGAAGGTAACGAAGTTGTTTATGGCGTTCGGAATAATCGCGATAGCGATAGTAGTTTTAAACGGACTACTGCTGAATTGTTTTATAAAATTATGGGCTTTTTAGGCGTGAATTTGGTTCCCGATTCGGCCGATTTTCGCCTATTGAGTCAACGAGCCACAAGAGTGTTATTAAGTTATCCAGAAAAAAACTTATTTTTACGGGGATTAGTTCCGCTTGTTGGATTTAAATCAGATAAAGTTTATTATCGAAGACACGAACGAGCAGCGGGAACTTCTAAATATCCGCTTTATAAGATGCTGCATTTTGCTATTGATGGGATTACGTCTTTTTCCGTGGCACCGATTAAGTTAATTATGAGTTTAGGATTACTAATTGTCGGGATTTCTTTATTGCTATTAATTTATACGATTATTCAAAAAATGCGCGGAGATGTGGTATCTGGCTGGTCGTCTTTAATGGTTTCGATTTGGGCATTAGGTGGAATCCAATTGATTTGTATTAGTGTTATCGGTGAATATGTTGGCAAAATTTTTAATGAAGTCAAAGGACGCCCCCGTTTTACAATTGAAAAAAACCTGTATAATAAGACTAAAAATGAGCAAGGAGAAAACGATGACTGA
- the tyrS gene encoding tyrosine--tRNA ligase, with product MTENIIDELTWRGAINQQTDAQGLKEYVQNHQIALYCGVDPTGDSLHVGHLVTFMILKRFQLLGHKPVIVIGGATGSIGDPSGKKSERVLQSMDQVRHNQDALTKQMVNLFGTDNFEIVNNYDWLSKLDLLTFLRDYGKLFNVNTMLNKEIVASRLEVGISYTEFTYQILQAIDFLTLYREHNVKLQIGGGDQWGNITAGIDLIHRLEGPKAPAFGLTIPLLLKADGTKFGKTEGGAVWLDPKKTSPYEFYQFWLNTDDRDVIKYLKYFTFLSHDQIDSLAAQVQSEPEKRAAQRTLAQEVTRFVHGQAAVEQAEKISAALFSGDIQSLTAAEIEQGFQAVPSVEYDGGAINLVEFLVDQTQIEPSRRQAREDIKNGAIYVNGIRQQDLDYQVNPAACFDGRFVIIRKGKKKYTLVRTNSGK from the coding sequence ATGACTGAAAATATTATTGATGAATTAACCTGGCGTGGCGCCATTAATCAACAAACTGATGCACAGGGTCTCAAAGAATATGTTCAAAATCATCAAATTGCTCTTTATTGTGGTGTTGATCCCACAGGGGATTCACTGCATGTAGGGCATTTGGTTACTTTTATGATTTTGAAACGTTTCCAATTGTTAGGCCATAAACCTGTAATTGTCATTGGAGGAGCTACTGGATCAATTGGCGATCCATCAGGTAAAAAATCAGAACGAGTGTTACAATCGATGGATCAAGTCCGTCATAATCAAGATGCATTAACCAAGCAGATGGTTAATCTTTTTGGAACTGACAATTTTGAAATTGTAAATAATTATGATTGGTTATCTAAGTTAGATTTATTGACGTTTTTGCGCGATTATGGCAAATTATTTAATGTTAACACAATGTTAAATAAAGAAATTGTAGCTTCACGTCTTGAAGTGGGCATTTCTTATACTGAATTTACTTATCAGATTTTACAAGCGATTGACTTTTTAACACTCTATCGTGAACATAATGTGAAGTTACAAATCGGTGGCGGAGACCAATGGGGCAACATTACTGCGGGGATTGATTTAATTCATCGTTTAGAAGGTCCTAAGGCACCAGCATTTGGTTTGACAATTCCACTGTTGTTAAAGGCTGATGGAACAAAATTTGGTAAAACTGAAGGTGGAGCAGTTTGGTTAGATCCAAAGAAAACTAGTCCATATGAGTTTTATCAATTTTGGCTCAATACTGATGATCGTGATGTCATTAAATACTTAAAATATTTCACTTTCTTAAGTCATGATCAAATTGATTCCTTAGCTGCCCAGGTTCAAAGTGAACCCGAAAAGCGGGCAGCACAACGAACCTTAGCTCAAGAAGTAACTCGATTTGTACATGGTCAAGCTGCTGTCGAACAAGCAGAAAAAATTTCTGCAGCTTTATTCTCAGGTGATATTCAAAGTTTAACTGCAGCAGAAATTGAACAAGGATTCCAAGCAGTACCTTCAGTAGAATATGATGGTGGTGCAATTAATTTAGTGGAATTTTTGGTTGATCAAACCCAAATTGAGCCTTCAAGACGCCAAGCACGTGAAGACATTAAAAATGGTGCTATTTATGTTAATGGTATTCGCCAACAGGATTTAGACTATCAAGTTAATCCAGCAGCTTGTTTTGATGGTCGATTTGTGATTATTCGTAAAGGTAAGAAAAAATATACGTTAGTACGAACTAATAGTGGTAAATAA
- a CDS encoding DUF975 family protein, whose amino-acid sequence MQIPKSIFEIKQIAKQIIRREPMSILKLGWAPLLLLMGLIYLAMQSLMQFSSQFSPNVTYNQVYTAMAKWLNNNPQVYLYVTEGRLAYFLVSIGVAFTCLDLIRQPKQAPHWDGAWQVFSGRYFFSTIALWLIVFVLCRVGLLLTSFLGLLVMLFIRYSFLMSYFIYKDLTQKQSLTWRQTLQTLNLSWQLMRGHRMRLFFLDVSFWGWDLLNYFSMGAFNLYVAPYKAASYAVFYQDLINLNGNNLGVK is encoded by the coding sequence GTGCAAATTCCCAAAAGTATTTTTGAAATTAAGCAAATTGCCAAACAAATTATTCGGCGTGAACCCATGAGTATCTTGAAATTAGGCTGGGCGCCTTTGTTATTGTTGATGGGATTGATTTATTTGGCGATGCAGTCATTAATGCAATTTTCCAGTCAATTTTCTCCTAATGTTACTTACAATCAAGTTTATACTGCGATGGCCAAATGGTTGAACAATAATCCACAAGTGTATTTATATGTGACTGAAGGACGTTTGGCATATTTTTTGGTTTCCATTGGGGTCGCTTTTACTTGTTTAGATCTGATTCGTCAGCCCAAACAAGCACCTCATTGGGATGGCGCATGGCAAGTATTTTCTGGACGTTATTTTTTTTCCACTATTGCGTTATGGCTAATTGTATTTGTGCTTTGTCGAGTGGGGTTGCTGTTAACTTCATTTTTGGGGTTATTGGTCATGTTATTTATTAGATATAGCTTTTTGATGAGTTATTTTATCTATAAAGATTTGACGCAAAAACAGTCATTAACCTGGAGGCAAACATTACAAACTCTTAATTTGAGCTGGCAGTTAATGCGAGGTCATCGAATGAGATTATTTTTCTTGGATGTTAGTTTTTGGGGTTGGGATTTATTAAATTATTTTTCAATGGGTGCTTTTAATTTATATGTGGCCCCGTATAAAGCTGCGAGTTATGCCGTTTTTTACCAAGATTTAATCAATTTGAATGGCAATAATCTAGGTGTTAAATAA
- a CDS encoding metal-dependent transcriptional regulator codes for MSPSKEDYLKNIFELQHSFQKVTNKRLTEMMHVSAPSVTEMLSNLTQAGFIEHTPYNAIALTTKGKQLAENLVKKHRIWEVFLVNNLHYTIINVNQAADSLEHSTDDQLLHALNSFLQFPQRCPHGSIIPGNGQGETDDDDLVLSEVETMTPVKIVRIFDNREFLNYFSKLNLNLNQTITVIQHLPFDDSLLIKTATGQELTLSRKTTDFIFVEKNKDQN; via the coding sequence TTGTCCCCCAGTAAAGAAGACTACTTGAAAAACATCTTTGAATTACAGCACAGTTTTCAGAAAGTTACCAATAAACGTCTTACCGAAATGATGCATGTCAGCGCCCCTTCAGTTACAGAAATGCTCTCTAATTTGACTCAAGCTGGCTTTATTGAACATACGCCTTATAATGCTATTGCTTTAACAACTAAAGGCAAACAATTAGCTGAAAACCTAGTCAAAAAACATCGAATCTGGGAAGTATTCTTGGTTAACAATCTACATTATACCATTATTAATGTAAATCAAGCAGCAGATTCCTTAGAACATTCAACTGATGACCAATTATTACATGCCTTAAATAGTTTTTTGCAATTTCCGCAACGTTGTCCTCATGGCAGTATTATTCCAGGTAATGGACAAGGGGAAACTGATGATGATGACTTGGTATTAAGTGAAGTAGAAACTATGACCCCTGTTAAAATAGTTCGAATTTTTGATAATCGCGAATTTTTAAATTATTTCTCAAAATTAAATTTAAATCTCAATCAAACAATCACCGTAATCCAGCATTTACCTTTTGATGATTCCCTATTAATTAAAACCGCTACTGGTCAAGAATTAACTTTAAGCCGCAAAACTACTGATTTTATCTTTGTCGAAAAAAATAAAGACCAGAATTAG
- a CDS encoding HdeD family acid-resistance protein — translation MQARRFDIFSLIIGIFSLFVGYEIISHPVSGLITIMLLLGMFSLIRGIYQCWLAFRVHQLMMNSRIGWLVFSAIVDILLGIIFLFNLPLGLTTMIYMLAFWFIIDGIAELSLAPIYRWFGKSYHWVIIILAVISIIAGIILLFRPMIGGVLIVTMAAVYFLMSGILEIVEAF, via the coding sequence ATGCAAGCACGTCGATTTGATATTTTTAGTTTAATCATTGGGATTTTTTCGTTATTTGTCGGGTATGAGATTATCAGTCATCCTGTTTCTGGTCTCATTACGATTATGTTGCTATTAGGTATGTTTTCGTTAATAAGAGGAATTTATCAATGCTGGTTAGCTTTTCGTGTTCATCAGCTTATGATGAATAGTCGCATTGGCTGGTTAGTTTTTTCCGCAATTGTGGATATCTTGTTGGGAATTATCTTTTTGTTTAACTTACCATTAGGTCTGACTACAATGATTTATATGTTGGCATTTTGGTTTATTATAGATGGAATTGCTGAACTCAGTTTAGCACCAATTTATCGGTGGTTTGGTAAAAGTTATCATTGGGTAATTATTATTTTGGCTGTTATTAGTATTATTGCTGGTATTATCTTATTGTTCCGGCCGATGATTGGTGGCGTATTAATCGTTACCATGGCAGCTGTTTATTTCTTGATGTCTGGTATTTTGGAAATTGTTGAAGCTTTTTAA
- a CDS encoding MFS transporter, protein MENDKKQPAMRGSMKMVVALMIGYSIIYMDKQMVSAAMVPISKQFSLTSTQTGYIMSAFFLAYCLMSIPSGWLVDKFGSKNILLLSLCLTALFAFAFGWANGLIFFMLMRFGSGIGHSGYPSAASKAIAENFDSEKRVFMQSAILTTTGIGAILAFTIGTRVIAINWRYGYFLLGALFLIALVVIALCIPKYQATAVKQTATTPVQKVSLGQVLSDSNVLVLALIMVLINIAAYGSSSWMPTYLTKTYHLSLSSAGNLLALNAIWQIVGSLGTGIVLSKWFAGQQKRFLIITATTGMLSTIVMVSFHNLMLAAVMMAISNLTIVATFTGSFTWSQRLFTEDRIGSATGVLNFGGTFGGVLGPMLAGFLVDAFKGSFVVAFVVLGVLLFVSSLLTLFIKTTAK, encoded by the coding sequence ATGGAAAATGATAAGAAACAACCAGCAATGCGTGGCAGTATGAAAATGGTTGTGGCACTGATGATTGGATATTCAATTATTTATATGGATAAGCAAATGGTTTCCGCAGCCATGGTACCTATCAGCAAGCAGTTTAGTTTGACTTCAACGCAGACTGGTTATATTATGAGTGCTTTTTTCTTAGCATATTGCTTGATGAGCATTCCTAGTGGTTGGTTAGTTGATAAATTTGGTTCGAAGAATATTCTTTTATTATCATTATGTTTAACAGCGTTATTTGCCTTTGCTTTTGGGTGGGCTAATGGTTTAATATTTTTTATGTTAATGCGTTTTGGCTCAGGTATTGGCCATAGTGGCTATCCTTCTGCAGCTTCTAAAGCTATTGCAGAAAATTTTGATTCAGAAAAACGAGTTTTTATGCAGTCGGCAATTCTAACAACTACTGGAATTGGCGCTATCTTAGCTTTTACGATTGGTACACGGGTAATTGCGATTAATTGGCGCTATGGTTATTTTTTATTAGGAGCTTTATTTTTAATTGCGCTTGTAGTGATCGCCTTATGTATACCTAAATATCAAGCAACTGCTGTGAAGCAAACTGCAACGACCCCTGTACAAAAAGTTAGTTTAGGACAAGTTTTAAGCGATTCTAATGTCTTAGTTTTAGCTTTGATAATGGTTCTGATTAACATTGCTGCTTATGGTAGTTCATCTTGGATGCCGACTTATTTAACCAAGACTTATCATTTATCATTAAGTAGTGCAGGTAACTTATTGGCTCTAAATGCTATTTGGCAAATTGTCGGAAGTCTCGGAACTGGGATAGTTTTATCGAAATGGTTTGCTGGACAACAGAAACGCTTTCTTATTATAACAGCTACAACAGGCATGTTGTCGACGATCGTAATGGTTTCTTTTCATAATTTAATGTTAGCTGCTGTGATGATGGCTATTTCTAATTTGACTATTGTTGCCACATTTACTGGTTCATTTACTTGGTCACAGCGCTTATTTACGGAAGATCGGATTGGTTCAGCTACAGGTGTATTGAATTTTGGTGGTACTTTTGGTGGAGTTTTAGGACCGATGTTAGCAGGATTTTTGGTGGATGCATTTAAAGGTAGTTTTGTTGTAGCTTTTGTTGTTTTAGGAGTATTACTGTTTGTAAGCAGTTTGTTAACACTCTTTATTAAAACTACAGCTAAGTAA
- a CDS encoding glycoside hydrolase family 2 protein, whose product MQKMRWNQDWQFWQDHNSFALLWNVPETAKKVNLPHDAMLEQPANPQNSNGGNTGYRDGGTYIYTKNLFVTKDEKDHIFQLKFEGVYMNTFVFVNGQLAAKRPYGYSTFYVELNKFLQYDADNEIRVQVKTGAMPNSRWYSGAGIIRDVYLLTSAKRTYLQPDALQITTQQANKQQATVMISAIVHNQTTEIQDQLQLNTQIFDENNNLVIQDSSPIVINSQDQQQWQQRLSWLNPQLWSGEDPHLYRCVVQLTDLQQAVVDQMEAVFGVRILTLDAHHGLQVNGQTVKLRGAGIHHDSGLLGAATYDVAAYRQIKLLKQAGFNAIRMAHQPAAASLLRACDELGMYVMDETFDMWNRSKSDYDYGLYFQEWWQADVRSMVAKDFNHPSVVMYSIGNEIPEIATNQGVQLSAQISQLIQQLDPTRYTLAAVNGLFSVGNDLIPIVERVAKQQNDSADIQGNVNDFMTAMNQYLDQIIVDDKISHQLDKVFATTDIAGYNYMTARYEHDVQAHPQRLLIGTETYPPQIGENWPLVQKYNQIIGDFTWTGWDYIGEAGVGIPGYQFGEGGFGAQYPAQLAYVGDLDITGFRRPLSYYREIVFGRRQKPYIAVQNPHHYGETLQKTPWMLSDTISSWTWDVKEHAPIIVEVYSPGTEVELRLNQQVIARKPVADSFRTLFELEYLPGQLTAVAYNHDQELGSYTLQTATKQHPQLRLSVENNVQLMNSRLSYQQGINGDIYYVNIEMVDEADNLITDNDQELQVQLDNQQDQILGFGSGNPKPLKPFNSLQTTTFNGRALAIILKQHNQQPALLTVTGNNLPSKTITY is encoded by the coding sequence ATGCAAAAAATGAGATGGAATCAAGATTGGCAATTTTGGCAGGATCATAATTCGTTTGCCTTACTTTGGAATGTACCAGAAACCGCCAAGAAAGTTAATTTACCTCATGATGCGATGTTAGAACAGCCAGCAAATCCCCAAAATAGTAACGGTGGCAATACTGGTTATCGTGACGGGGGAACATATATTTATACCAAAAATTTGTTCGTAACCAAAGATGAAAAAGACCACATTTTTCAGTTAAAATTTGAAGGTGTTTATATGAACACTTTTGTTTTTGTGAATGGGCAGCTTGCAGCGAAGCGGCCTTATGGCTATTCAACTTTTTATGTAGAATTAAATAAATTTTTACAATATGATGCTGATAATGAAATTCGAGTACAAGTTAAAACAGGAGCAATGCCTAATAGCCGCTGGTATTCTGGTGCGGGTATCATTCGTGATGTTTATTTATTAACCAGTGCTAAGCGGACTTATTTGCAACCTGATGCCTTACAAATTACAACACAACAAGCCAATAAGCAACAGGCTACTGTGATGATTTCAGCAATAGTTCATAATCAAACTACAGAAATACAAGATCAATTACAGCTAAATACGCAAATATTTGATGAAAATAATAACTTAGTGATACAAGATAGCAGCCCAATCGTAATTAATAGTCAAGATCAGCAGCAATGGCAACAGCGCTTATCTTGGTTGAATCCGCAATTATGGAGTGGGGAAGACCCACATTTATATCGTTGCGTAGTCCAATTAACTGATTTACAACAAGCAGTTGTTGATCAGATGGAGGCTGTTTTTGGAGTACGAATTTTAACTTTAGATGCACATCACGGCTTGCAAGTGAATGGACAAACGGTTAAATTACGCGGAGCCGGCATTCATCATGATAGTGGCTTACTAGGTGCGGCTACTTATGACGTAGCTGCTTATCGCCAAATTAAGTTATTGAAGCAAGCAGGATTTAATGCAATTCGCATGGCCCATCAACCGGCAGCTGCTTCTTTACTACGAGCATGTGATGAATTAGGCATGTATGTAATGGATGAAACTTTCGATATGTGGAACCGTAGTAAATCCGATTATGATTATGGGTTGTATTTTCAAGAGTGGTGGCAAGCAGATGTTCGTTCAATGGTTGCTAAAGATTTTAACCATCCAAGTGTAGTGATGTATTCTATCGGTAATGAAATTCCTGAAATAGCTACTAATCAGGGTGTTCAATTAAGTGCTCAAATCAGTCAACTAATCCAGCAATTAGATCCAACTCGTTATACATTAGCAGCAGTTAATGGCTTATTTTCCGTCGGCAATGATTTAATTCCAATTGTAGAAAGAGTTGCTAAGCAACAAAATGATTCTGCAGATATTCAAGGCAATGTTAATGATTTTATGACTGCTATGAATCAGTATTTGGACCAGATTATTGTTGATGACAAAATATCGCATCAATTGGATAAGGTTTTTGCAACGACAGATATTGCTGGTTATAATTATATGACTGCCCGTTATGAGCATGACGTCCAAGCTCATCCGCAACGTTTGTTGATTGGAACAGAAACTTATCCACCGCAAATTGGGGAAAATTGGCCACTAGTACAAAAGTATAATCAGATTATTGGAGATTTCACTTGGACTGGCTGGGATTATATCGGTGAAGCGGGTGTTGGCATTCCTGGTTATCAATTTGGTGAAGGTGGATTTGGTGCACAATATCCTGCACAACTAGCGTATGTGGGTGATTTAGATATTACAGGTTTTAGACGTCCACTTTCTTATTATCGAGAAATTGTTTTTGGTCGTCGTCAAAAGCCATATATAGCTGTCCAAAATCCGCATCACTATGGGGAAACACTGCAAAAAACACCTTGGATGCTCAGTGATACTATTTCTAGCTGGACCTGGGATGTAAAAGAACATGCGCCAATTATAGTTGAAGTATATAGTCCAGGTACTGAAGTCGAATTACGTCTTAATCAGCAAGTTATAGCTCGTAAACCAGTTGCTGATAGTTTCAGAACTTTATTTGAGCTTGAGTATCTGCCGGGACAATTAACCGCAGTAGCCTATAATCATGACCAAGAGTTAGGAAGTTATACTTTACAAACTGCTACCAAGCAGCATCCACAATTGCGTTTAAGTGTGGAAAATAATGTACAGCTTATGAACTCTCGACTCAGCTATCAACAGGGAATCAATGGCGATATTTATTATGTTAATATCGAGATGGTGGATGAAGCAGACAATCTAATTACAGATAATGATCAAGAATTACAAGTTCAACTAGATAATCAGCAAGATCAAATTTTAGGTTTTGGTAGCGGTAATCCCAAACCGCTGAAGCCTTTTAATTCATTGCAAACAACTACTTTTAATGGGCGAGCGCTGGCGATTATTTTAAAACAGCACAATCAACAACCAGCTTTATTAACAGTTACAGGTAATAATTTACCCTCAAAAACTATTACTTATTAA